The proteins below are encoded in one region of Planctopirus limnophila DSM 3776:
- a CDS encoding Hsp20/alpha crystallin family protein, with product MAIFRWGNAWQAMENFEQEVDSLLAGVLQGLRVVRHYPAVNLYELPDQLLITAELPGIRLEELDISVNEGSLTLKGRHLGPEGVPDEAFRRQERPRGKWQRTLKLPDGIREEAVSAQFSNGVLLIRLPKVPPKPARQITVTAVAENPPPVESVPEAIPTPARRIATEPGQVSGLIEPKERESHES from the coding sequence ATGGCCATCTTTCGATGGGGAAATGCCTGGCAGGCCATGGAGAACTTCGAGCAGGAGGTCGATTCCCTGCTCGCTGGTGTTCTTCAAGGACTGCGCGTTGTCAGACATTACCCTGCTGTGAATCTCTATGAACTTCCTGATCAACTGCTGATAACCGCAGAGTTGCCCGGAATTCGTCTCGAAGAACTCGATATCAGCGTCAACGAAGGTTCCCTCACGCTTAAAGGGCGGCACCTCGGCCCGGAAGGTGTTCCCGACGAAGCCTTTCGCCGGCAGGAACGACCTCGCGGCAAATGGCAGCGTACTCTCAAGCTGCCCGATGGTATTCGTGAAGAAGCGGTCTCGGCACAGTTTTCCAACGGTGTGCTCCTGATTCGTCTGCCTAAAGTGCCTCCCAAACCCGCAAGGCAAATTACGGTTACGGCTGTTGCCGAAAATCCTCCTCCCGTCGAGTCGGTCCCAGAAGCGATCCCCACACCGGCGCGGAGAATCGCGACTGAGCCAGGTCAGGTCTCCGGATTGATCGAACCCAAGGAAAGGGAATCTCATGAGAGCTGA
- a CDS encoding universal stress protein, translating into MEASRGNIFTVIDMIRRRGLRRRLEKVLMDREARAIVTFISNLQPEDDTVKLLLCVDASGSSDRAISRVTELGLGHSKSNSVTLFTVCESLPEHVFEISEKVGMHANELASAWSQKSRSAGEEALAQAKAKLLESGLPESAIHIKLYVADATPESRQVAAAAGLIEEMTSGNYDLVVIGRRGAKHLSENLIGSVADKVIRAASGRSVLLVD; encoded by the coding sequence ATGGAAGCCTCACGGGGTAACATCTTTACTGTCATTGATATGATTCGCCGCAGGGGCTTGCGCCGTCGCCTTGAAAAAGTGCTGATGGATCGTGAGGCCCGGGCGATCGTGACCTTTATCTCCAACTTACAGCCTGAGGATGACACCGTGAAACTGCTGCTTTGTGTCGATGCATCGGGATCATCAGACCGAGCGATCTCCCGCGTGACTGAACTTGGTTTAGGCCACTCCAAGTCAAACTCAGTGACACTTTTTACAGTTTGCGAATCACTTCCTGAGCATGTCTTCGAAATCAGCGAAAAAGTGGGCATGCACGCCAATGAGCTTGCTTCGGCATGGTCGCAAAAATCGCGTTCGGCCGGAGAAGAGGCGTTGGCTCAAGCCAAGGCCAAGCTGCTGGAGAGTGGTCTGCCGGAATCAGCCATTCATATCAAGCTGTACGTCGCTGATGCCACTCCTGAATCTCGCCAGGTGGCCGCCGCTGCCGGCCTGATCGAAGAGATGACCAGTGGGAACTACGACCTGGTGGTCATTGGTCGCCGTGGTGCCAAACATCTCTCCGAAAACCTGATTGGCAGTGTCGCCGATAAGGTGATTCGAGCCGCTTCAGGTCGAAGTGTCCTGCTGGTTGATTAG
- a CDS encoding zinc ribbon domain-containing protein has translation MVPLRYQVTTLKDSAMDFAVCPSCKQSVLDDDAVDCPFCGAPMKGGPRPGGAPAKPAASKAAQSPKSVSASAANTVSATNTVNRGAVNKSSSNSASAGQTSGADDLPFETDTGAATTVAVATATKQRSFRIVCPMCETVGYISPKSAGTRVKCANPKCLVPVFDAPQLPPPEPEKPPEPPRKPNYILLGGGTAAICIVGGIVAFFVAGQPAASPVAVNRMTPEEAARLLAETAPAANNTSNQTKNSGTPDGNQQTTTDTKPNPGDTKTAASSTVDLAKELPILIEKTVLIRGSQNRSLPFSRQMAAEAYALLGNIEKAQEQAVAFDRVGQNVPFYKISILTELGWAQLRAGNSEAAKVSALAGYNLVNKLPGNGRARLIFASRLGSLLIATGEADKATQLANDYASTWKPGLIDSNQVAERLERQDGQVASLLQAGLDDFAGSIAQVTSTRPGVVWFEPQAAAMARSAAAHGFSEKAISWAISQPEVRQLETLGEIAAFEGATAAPDITAEALKAKIESWGANAPVMKLPASKAYILARGAAAAAAVSKPAALGLIKEAQALLESVELPSPVTWPNTQGLINPQLPAIAPLERLFVAWAEVSIACQLAGDAAGCDAALSKALATLQGVGPALNYVDQFLEQLNGPDVASIRDRLKDELGIRTEDAARQAFSSYRRGTLNYREHAAIRYDLELQALDRLAQAGGQAIVWKKLQELASDTNAVQKQVPSEISMKLVSSLATAFQLANEPTQAQAVTDWYSGITRIGAITPSATLLAASRFGAKDGSGAATVLKEADAPTRALMTSLLASQLKDAGMVEPALVLVGQTSDLSVREEASIFAAHAAHHLGEAAKIVTHLQTLPQATERLSWIRGLSMPIKK, from the coding sequence ATGGTACCTCTCAGGTACCAGGTCACCACGCTGAAAGATTCTGCTATGGACTTCGCTGTCTGTCCCAGTTGCAAGCAGTCGGTCCTGGATGATGATGCCGTTGACTGCCCCTTTTGTGGTGCACCGATGAAAGGTGGCCCCAGACCTGGTGGCGCACCGGCCAAACCGGCTGCATCCAAAGCTGCGCAGTCTCCAAAATCTGTTTCTGCCAGTGCCGCCAATACAGTAAGTGCCACCAACACAGTGAATCGTGGTGCTGTCAACAAGAGTTCCAGCAATTCAGCTTCTGCTGGTCAAACTTCGGGGGCAGATGATCTTCCGTTCGAAACGGATACGGGAGCCGCTACGACCGTTGCGGTGGCCACAGCGACCAAGCAGCGATCATTTCGGATCGTCTGCCCGATGTGTGAGACTGTCGGGTACATCTCACCAAAATCAGCGGGCACAAGAGTCAAGTGCGCGAATCCCAAATGTCTGGTTCCTGTTTTTGATGCCCCGCAATTGCCTCCACCCGAACCCGAAAAGCCGCCAGAACCTCCACGTAAGCCAAACTATATTCTGCTGGGTGGAGGAACTGCCGCGATCTGCATCGTTGGCGGCATCGTAGCTTTCTTTGTGGCAGGCCAGCCAGCTGCGAGTCCTGTGGCAGTCAACCGGATGACTCCGGAGGAAGCTGCTCGCCTGCTGGCCGAAACCGCACCTGCCGCCAATAACACAAGTAATCAAACCAAGAATTCCGGCACACCCGACGGAAACCAACAGACCACAACAGACACAAAACCCAACCCGGGCGATACGAAAACCGCGGCCAGCTCGACTGTTGATCTTGCAAAAGAGCTGCCCATTCTCATTGAGAAGACAGTCCTGATCAGGGGGAGCCAGAATCGCAGCTTGCCCTTTTCTCGGCAAATGGCTGCGGAAGCCTATGCGCTTCTCGGCAACATTGAAAAAGCACAAGAGCAGGCCGTGGCCTTTGATCGTGTGGGGCAGAATGTCCCTTTCTACAAGATCTCGATTCTCACAGAACTGGGCTGGGCACAACTTCGAGCGGGAAACAGCGAAGCAGCCAAAGTTTCAGCACTGGCAGGCTACAATCTTGTCAATAAACTGCCTGGCAATGGTCGAGCCCGGCTGATTTTTGCATCGCGCTTGGGGAGCCTGCTGATTGCCACGGGGGAAGCCGATAAAGCTACCCAATTGGCGAATGACTACGCTTCCACATGGAAGCCGGGGCTGATTGATTCCAATCAGGTCGCCGAACGACTGGAACGCCAGGATGGTCAGGTCGCCAGTTTACTTCAGGCAGGTCTGGATGACTTCGCAGGCTCAATTGCACAGGTGACATCGACCAGACCCGGAGTTGTCTGGTTTGAGCCGCAGGCTGCAGCAATGGCTCGATCGGCTGCAGCGCATGGTTTCAGCGAGAAGGCCATCTCCTGGGCCATCAGCCAGCCCGAAGTTCGACAGCTGGAAACTCTGGGTGAAATCGCTGCTTTCGAAGGCGCAACCGCAGCACCAGACATCACTGCTGAAGCACTAAAGGCCAAAATCGAAAGCTGGGGTGCCAACGCTCCTGTCATGAAATTACCAGCTTCGAAAGCCTATATTCTCGCGCGGGGAGCAGCTGCCGCCGCTGCCGTTTCGAAGCCCGCAGCACTGGGGCTCATCAAGGAGGCCCAGGCACTCCTTGAATCTGTGGAACTTCCGTCACCCGTCACCTGGCCCAATACCCAGGGGCTGATTAATCCACAGCTGCCAGCGATCGCGCCATTAGAACGCCTCTTCGTGGCCTGGGCAGAGGTTTCCATCGCCTGTCAGTTGGCGGGAGATGCCGCTGGTTGTGATGCAGCACTGAGTAAAGCTTTAGCGACACTGCAAGGAGTTGGCCCGGCATTGAACTACGTCGATCAATTTCTGGAACAGCTCAATGGCCCGGATGTGGCCAGTATTCGCGATCGACTCAAAGATGAACTGGGAATTCGAACCGAAGATGCGGCCCGGCAAGCTTTCTCCAGCTATCGCCGGGGAACTTTGAATTATCGAGAACATGCCGCCATTCGATATGATCTCGAACTCCAGGCTCTGGATCGATTAGCACAAGCCGGCGGTCAAGCGATCGTCTGGAAGAAGCTACAGGAGCTGGCATCTGACACAAATGCTGTCCAGAAGCAGGTTCCCAGCGAAATCTCGATGAAACTGGTTTCTTCGTTGGCAACGGCATTCCAGTTAGCGAATGAACCGACACAGGCCCAGGCAGTGACCGACTGGTATTCCGGCATCACGAGAATTGGCGCGATTACACCCTCGGCAACATTATTGGCCGCTTCTCGGTTTGGGGCAAAAGATGGTTCTGGTGCTGCGACTGTGCTCAAAGAGGCTGATGCTCCCACACGAGCCTTGATGACCAGTCTTCTTGCCAGTCAACTAAAGGATGCAGGCATGGTTGAGCCCGCACTGGTCTTGGTCGGCCAGACGAGCGATTTGAGCGTGAGGGAAGAGGCCTCGATATTCGCGGCACATGCTGCCCATCATCTGGGAGAAGCCGCCAAAATCGTGACTCACCTGCAAACACTTCCACAGGCCACCGAGCGGTTATCCTGGATTCGCGGCTTATCAATGCCCATCAAGAAATAA
- a CDS encoding thioredoxin domain-containing protein translates to MNLVNRLAAETSLYLNQHAQNPVAWQPWDDEAWRLARELDRPVFLSIGYSACHWCHVMEHESFENPRIAELLNQWFVSIKVDREERPDLDQIYMAAVIAMTQQGGWPMSVFLTPQGHPFYGGTYFPPTSRYGRPGFAEVLAAIHDAWENRREVVTEQASQLTMTVHDQLSERQEPTTLHENLLEKAGRTLVRVCDRVNGGFGHAPKFPHAMDLRLAMRLAHRFDTTETAEVAELGLTAMAKGGIHDHLGGGFARYSTDEIWLVPHFEKMLYDNALLLQAYLDGWQFNKTDFYRRTAQSIVHYVLREMQVPRAELPGGFCAAQDADSEGEEGRFFVWSQSEIRDVLSGSELGNDDSRLFERAYGVTSGGNWEGHNILNLPKTIAALGRELGMAETALEQKLSLLRTKLFEHRKNRIAPGRDEKLIVAWNGLMISALARAGLVLDDQEALQAAQRAARVILDMAESLPYGLPHSIQKGQPKHGAYLDDYGCFLEALIELFLADGDPSWLSRAVPLIDRLVNEFHDDEQGGFYFTSSQAEKLISRSRDFQDNVTPSGNAAVANALLKFGRITGDARSEELAHEVLQAASGLMQQSTMATAHSLAALDWWLGPSYECVYVPAETTSTTDSEPLKQDAVQRVAHELYLPNVLFLTGRAQWEGTLAAGLVQGRLAPASEPVLYVCQKGVCQLPVVGEAAIIARLKGLAQSIDE, encoded by the coding sequence ATGAATCTTGTGAATCGCCTTGCGGCAGAGACCAGCCTGTATCTCAATCAGCATGCTCAGAATCCGGTCGCCTGGCAGCCGTGGGATGATGAAGCCTGGAGACTTGCGCGCGAGCTCGATCGACCAGTCTTTCTGTCGATTGGGTACAGTGCCTGCCACTGGTGTCATGTGATGGAGCACGAAAGCTTTGAGAATCCACGCATTGCCGAACTGCTCAATCAGTGGTTTGTGAGTATCAAGGTGGATCGCGAAGAGCGGCCAGACCTCGATCAGATCTATATGGCAGCCGTGATTGCCATGACTCAGCAGGGTGGCTGGCCAATGTCGGTCTTTCTCACACCCCAGGGACATCCGTTTTACGGAGGAACCTATTTTCCGCCGACCAGCCGATACGGACGACCGGGATTCGCTGAAGTCCTCGCCGCCATTCACGACGCCTGGGAGAACCGTCGTGAAGTGGTGACTGAGCAGGCCTCTCAATTAACCATGACTGTCCACGATCAACTTTCTGAACGACAGGAACCAACGACTCTCCATGAGAATCTGCTGGAGAAGGCTGGCCGCACGCTGGTGCGAGTTTGTGATCGTGTGAATGGTGGTTTTGGACATGCCCCCAAGTTTCCTCATGCGATGGATTTACGGCTCGCCATGCGCCTCGCGCATCGATTCGATACGACGGAAACAGCCGAAGTGGCTGAGTTGGGGCTGACGGCCATGGCCAAAGGCGGGATTCATGACCACCTGGGAGGCGGCTTCGCCCGCTACTCGACAGACGAAATCTGGCTGGTGCCGCACTTCGAAAAAATGCTGTATGACAACGCGTTGTTGCTGCAGGCTTATCTCGATGGCTGGCAGTTTAACAAGACTGATTTTTATCGCCGGACGGCCCAGTCGATCGTGCATTATGTATTACGGGAAATGCAGGTTCCCAGAGCCGAACTACCTGGTGGATTCTGTGCGGCCCAGGATGCTGACAGCGAGGGTGAAGAGGGGCGATTTTTCGTCTGGTCACAGTCCGAAATTCGCGATGTCCTCTCAGGAAGTGAACTGGGGAATGACGATTCGAGGCTTTTTGAGCGGGCCTACGGTGTGACCTCGGGAGGGAACTGGGAAGGTCATAACATTTTGAATTTGCCGAAGACGATCGCCGCACTCGGACGCGAACTCGGCATGGCGGAAACTGCCCTCGAGCAAAAGCTTTCTCTGCTGAGGACGAAGTTGTTTGAGCACAGAAAGAACCGGATTGCCCCAGGTCGTGATGAAAAATTGATCGTCGCCTGGAATGGTTTGATGATTTCTGCACTGGCCCGTGCCGGACTGGTGCTCGATGATCAAGAGGCACTTCAGGCCGCTCAACGGGCCGCCCGCGTGATTCTCGACATGGCGGAGAGCCTGCCGTATGGCTTGCCTCATTCGATTCAAAAGGGGCAGCCCAAGCATGGTGCCTATCTGGATGATTATGGATGCTTTTTGGAAGCACTGATCGAATTGTTCCTGGCGGATGGTGATCCCTCCTGGTTATCACGGGCTGTTCCACTGATCGACCGCCTGGTGAATGAGTTTCATGATGATGAACAGGGCGGTTTTTACTTTACGAGCAGTCAAGCCGAGAAACTGATCAGTCGCAGTCGAGATTTTCAGGATAACGTGACACCCTCTGGCAATGCGGCTGTGGCCAATGCACTGCTGAAGTTCGGTCGAATCACGGGAGACGCCCGCAGTGAAGAGTTGGCACATGAAGTTCTTCAGGCTGCCTCGGGCCTGATGCAGCAATCCACAATGGCCACAGCCCACTCGCTGGCCGCTCTCGATTGGTGGCTGGGTCCCAGTTACGAATGTGTGTATGTACCCGCTGAGACGACATCAACAACGGATTCTGAGCCTTTGAAACAGGATGCGGTTCAGCGAGTGGCTCATGAGCTGTACCTGCCGAACGTCCTGTTTCTCACAGGAAGAGCGCAATGGGAGGGGACACTGGCAGCCGGGCTGGTGCAGGGGCGCCTGGCTCCTGCCAGTGAACCGGTGCTCTATGTCTGTCAAAAGGGAGTCTGCCAGCTCCCCGTGGTCGGGGAAGCAGCAATCATCGCCCGACTCAAAGGGCTGGCACAAAGCATAGATGAGTAA
- a CDS encoding methyltransferase domain-containing protein yields MNSLRYSLAKKLLIPGLFVASLLINFSTATVAQETSVKPGINRSFENAKPQEFIEKFEIESREVFHQREEILKACRISPGSVVADIGAGTGLFTRAFSPLVGEQGRVIAVDISKNFLEHIQSTSEKLRQQNVETVLGKDVSANLPEGSIDLAFICDTYHHFEFPQKMMASIFNALKPGGRLIVVDFRRIEGQSSDWTLSHVRAGQDVVTQEILTTGFRYVGERSGSLRDNYLIEFQKPAGVPDLKSSIIPGIGGVAELTGAPEAPRTGAKVIFDVTASSAAGEVNAGLERAARLLNLYGAAGLKATDVNIAIILHGDAALSILTNDKGSAAASLPNPNLELIQKLNQAGVEIMVCGQTLARKKIAHMQVGEGVIITTSAMTTLINRQTDGYSLVPVN; encoded by the coding sequence ATGAATTCACTGCGATATTCACTCGCGAAAAAGCTGCTGATTCCGGGCCTGTTTGTGGCGAGTCTGTTGATCAACTTCTCAACAGCCACTGTGGCTCAGGAGACGAGCGTCAAGCCCGGGATTAATCGCTCGTTTGAAAACGCTAAACCGCAGGAGTTCATCGAGAAGTTCGAAATCGAAAGCCGCGAGGTGTTTCACCAGCGTGAGGAGATTCTCAAAGCCTGTCGAATATCACCAGGTTCGGTCGTCGCTGATATTGGTGCCGGGACGGGTCTCTTCACCAGAGCCTTTTCACCGCTTGTGGGAGAACAGGGACGTGTGATTGCCGTCGATATCTCGAAGAACTTTCTCGAGCACATCCAGTCCACCAGTGAAAAACTTCGACAGCAGAATGTGGAAACAGTGCTGGGCAAGGACGTTTCTGCCAACCTGCCCGAAGGATCGATTGACCTCGCTTTTATTTGCGACACCTACCATCATTTCGAGTTTCCTCAAAAAATGATGGCCTCGATTTTCAACGCACTTAAGCCCGGAGGACGCCTGATTGTGGTCGATTTCCGCCGTATTGAAGGACAAAGTTCGGATTGGACACTCAGTCACGTTCGCGCAGGTCAGGATGTCGTCACACAGGAGATTCTCACCACGGGATTTCGTTATGTTGGTGAACGCTCAGGCTCACTGCGCGACAATTATCTGATCGAATTTCAGAAACCTGCCGGTGTGCCAGATCTCAAGTCGTCCATCATTCCTGGTATTGGCGGTGTGGCTGAACTGACTGGTGCCCCGGAAGCGCCGCGAACCGGCGCCAAAGTGATCTTCGATGTCACGGCATCCTCAGCTGCGGGTGAGGTCAACGCCGGACTGGAACGTGCTGCCCGCCTGCTGAATCTTTATGGGGCAGCCGGTCTCAAAGCGACCGATGTCAACATTGCCATTATTCTGCACGGTGATGCAGCACTTTCGATCCTGACGAATGACAAGGGAAGTGCAGCAGCAAGTCTTCCAAACCCGAATCTTGAACTGATCCAAAAGCTGAATCAGGCCGGTGTTGAAATCATGGTCTGCGGCCAGACCTTAGCCCGCAAGAAAATCGCTCACATGCAGGTCGGCGAAGGAGTGATCATTACGACATCGGCCATGACGACTCTCATAAACCGCCAGACCGATGGCTACAGCCTGGTACCGGTCAATTGA
- a CDS encoding sulfite exporter TauE/SafE family protein, whose translation MLMSWPEWIEFSLQFNHVLAIIAGSLVGLSLGLTGGGGAIFAVPLLVYGMGVDPREAITISLIAVGLTSFTGFLSRWRMGEVDLKTGFLFALSGMIGTPAGTWIANLIPETVLMLAFAGLMLIVAERMWKKATKPFVKDSLCQPTGHEELDDQMTCQRSLSGQLILTSRCAALLLMVGVLTGVIAGLFGVGGGFVIIPALVLFSGMPIHKAVGTSLFVISLVSLSGVISQTVAGRTVDLQITLPFVLGGLAGVVAGQAFAKRLSGPALQKTFVVAIVLVATMVIVRNLTA comes from the coding sequence ATGTTGATGTCGTGGCCTGAATGGATCGAGTTCAGCCTGCAGTTCAATCATGTTCTGGCCATCATCGCCGGGAGTCTGGTAGGGCTTTCACTGGGCCTGACGGGAGGTGGTGGAGCGATTTTTGCTGTTCCACTGCTTGTTTACGGGATGGGTGTGGATCCCCGTGAGGCCATCACGATTTCGCTGATCGCTGTCGGATTAACTTCTTTTACCGGATTTTTATCCCGCTGGCGGATGGGAGAGGTGGATCTCAAGACAGGATTCCTGTTTGCCCTTTCGGGCATGATCGGGACACCAGCCGGAACGTGGATTGCCAACCTGATTCCGGAGACCGTGTTGATGCTGGCCTTTGCCGGTCTGATGCTCATCGTCGCCGAAAGAATGTGGAAAAAAGCGACAAAGCCTTTCGTCAAAGATTCACTCTGCCAGCCGACTGGTCATGAAGAACTTGATGACCAGATGACATGCCAGCGCAGTCTATCGGGGCAATTGATACTTACTTCCCGATGCGCGGCACTGCTATTGATGGTCGGTGTGCTGACAGGTGTGATTGCCGGTCTGTTTGGTGTCGGCGGGGGCTTTGTCATTATCCCGGCCCTGGTGCTTTTCAGTGGTATGCCTATTCATAAAGCGGTGGGGACATCTCTGTTTGTGATTTCACTGGTGAGCCTCTCGGGAGTGATCTCTCAAACGGTTGCCGGACGAACTGTCGATCTGCAAATCACTCTTCCATTTGTCTTAGGCGGCCTGGCGGGTGTTGTGGCCGGACAGGCCTTCGCCAAGCGACTCTCGGGCCCCGCACTTCAAAAAACGTTTGTCGTGGCGATTGTTTTGGTGGCGACGATGGTCATTGTCCGCAATCTGACAGCTTGA
- a CDS encoding MBL fold metallo-hydrolase, with product MLLKYFYDPALAHASYLVGCQRTGQALVIDPGRDVDGYIATAQEQGLKIVGAAETHIHADFVSGSRELADRVGATLYLSDEGPADWKYQYISKHQVQLLHDGDVFGVGNVQLKVMHTPGHTPEHISFVLTDGGSGATEPMGIFTGDFVFVGSIGRPDLLETAAGVVGSAEVGARQLFHSISKFMSLPDFLQVWPAHGAGSACGKGLGAIPSSTVGYEKLFNPALQIRSEQAFVDYILDDQPETPPYFAVMKRVNKVGPQLIRELPAVSRLNIEQLVDAQSTRLVIDTSPAALYAQKSIPQTINIPATQLAQWSGFFVDDGEPVLLISNAEGLSAQLKALRSIGVDNIQGYVDRSDLEQNDLATAAYRSISPTELKELMENHSIELLDVRSAHEFAEEHIEGATHAFLGGLRKSSKELSPDETFVVQCQAGGRSAIAASLLSRSGLKVINLAGGLNAWKRANLPVVHQSVDQHVVGA from the coding sequence ATGCTTCTGAAATATTTTTATGACCCGGCACTCGCCCATGCTTCCTATCTCGTTGGTTGTCAGCGCACGGGTCAGGCCCTTGTGATTGATCCTGGTCGCGATGTCGATGGCTATATTGCAACGGCTCAGGAGCAGGGCCTGAAAATCGTGGGGGCGGCAGAGACACACATTCACGCCGACTTTGTTTCCGGTTCACGCGAACTAGCCGATCGAGTTGGGGCGACGCTGTATCTCTCTGACGAAGGCCCTGCCGACTGGAAGTATCAGTACATCTCAAAACATCAGGTGCAACTGCTGCACGATGGTGATGTTTTTGGCGTCGGGAACGTGCAGCTTAAAGTGATGCACACGCCGGGCCATACCCCGGAACACATCTCCTTTGTGCTCACAGATGGTGGCAGTGGTGCTACCGAACCCATGGGAATCTTTACGGGAGACTTTGTCTTTGTGGGTTCAATTGGTCGACCGGACCTTCTCGAAACCGCCGCTGGTGTCGTGGGAAGTGCTGAAGTCGGCGCTCGCCAACTCTTTCACTCCATCAGCAAATTCATGTCGTTACCCGACTTCCTGCAGGTCTGGCCTGCCCATGGTGCCGGAAGTGCCTGTGGCAAAGGGTTAGGAGCCATCCCATCTTCCACAGTGGGTTACGAAAAGCTCTTTAACCCGGCACTGCAGATTCGAAGTGAACAGGCCTTTGTCGATTACATTCTCGATGATCAGCCCGAAACACCTCCCTATTTCGCCGTCATGAAGCGTGTGAACAAAGTGGGCCCTCAACTGATTCGTGAACTTCCTGCGGTTTCGCGTCTGAACATTGAACAACTGGTCGATGCCCAAAGCACCAGGCTGGTCATCGACACTTCACCGGCTGCGCTCTACGCCCAGAAATCGATTCCTCAAACCATCAACATTCCGGCAACCCAGTTGGCCCAATGGAGTGGATTCTTTGTGGACGATGGCGAACCAGTTCTGCTGATCTCCAACGCAGAAGGTCTGTCTGCTCAACTGAAAGCTCTGCGATCTATCGGCGTCGACAATATCCAGGGTTACGTCGATCGCTCCGATCTCGAACAGAATGATTTGGCAACGGCAGCCTATCGGTCGATTTCTCCGACAGAACTCAAAGAGCTCATGGAGAATCACTCCATCGAACTGCTCGATGTCCGCTCGGCACACGAGTTCGCAGAAGAACACATTGAAGGGGCCACGCACGCATTTCTGGGTGGGCTCCGAAAGTCCTCGAAAGAGTTGTCACCAGACGAAACCTTCGTCGTGCAGTGTCAAGCCGGGGGACGTTCAGCGATTGCGGCCAGCCTCCTGAGCCGCTCTGGTCTGAAGGTGATCAATCTGGCAGGTGGCCTCAATGCCTGGAAGCGAGCCAACCTCCCGGTCGTTCATCAGAGCGTGGACCAGCACGTTGTTGGTGCCTAG
- a CDS encoding rhodanese-like domain-containing protein yields MTIPTILPIELKTRLDAAEPVTIIDVRTPLEFQEVHAEGAVNIPLDELEAEKLSRFVNPESKTVYLICRSGGRGKKACEKLLATGPWQPINIEGGTQAWEAAGLPVHRGKKVMSLERQVRIAAGSLVVLGCALGAFVTPYAFGLAAFVGAGLVFAGVTDTCAMGLLIARMPWNSTPRSTPSCSLNPTSPPVTSH; encoded by the coding sequence ATGACGATCCCCACCATCCTGCCCATCGAACTGAAAACCCGCCTTGATGCTGCAGAACCAGTGACCATTATTGACGTTCGCACGCCCCTGGAATTTCAGGAAGTGCATGCTGAAGGTGCAGTCAACATTCCTTTGGATGAGCTCGAAGCGGAGAAGCTTTCCCGTTTTGTGAATCCTGAGAGCAAGACGGTCTACCTGATCTGCCGTTCTGGAGGTCGAGGCAAGAAAGCCTGCGAAAAACTCTTGGCCACAGGCCCTTGGCAGCCCATCAATATCGAGGGGGGAACTCAGGCCTGGGAGGCAGCCGGCCTGCCGGTTCATCGTGGCAAAAAAGTCATGTCGCTGGAGCGACAGGTTCGCATCGCGGCTGGTTCGCTGGTCGTTCTGGGCTGTGCCCTGGGAGCTTTTGTCACTCCTTACGCCTTCGGACTGGCTGCCTTTGTCGGAGCCGGTCTGGTCTTTGCCGGTGTGACCGATACCTGCGCCATGGGATTACTCATCGCTCGCATGCCCTGGAATTCGACTCCCCGCTCGACGCCCTCATGCAGTTTGAATCCCACGAGCCCACCGGTCACCTCTCATTAA